A region from the Paenibacillus humicola genome encodes:
- a CDS encoding ABC transporter substrate-binding protein produces the protein MKRLTLSLMVGVTVVGTGMLSACSSGKTDDAQGSANGSAASGKTVTLNYFDWTDEQPYMDQVISAFEKKYPNIKVNASYVPTSDYIQKILVNLSTGGGDMDVFATQSTSNLAEYISKQVLEPLDDLAGSPDLSGIADSIGQLKYDDHIYGLPYRTSKWVLYYNKDMFDKAGVKYPDGTWTWDQYEDASKKLTSGSGQNKVYGSMSYQSDNTWWRVLANIEGASNPLKADELPKFKQALEYYYNLTYTDGAQQPFGELVGNAGADFAGRFLQGSAAMMWNGDWAVQQLNDAIQQKGVKLNYDIAPLPHWKDQEPATTGSFAVIMVNKQTSHMDEAKKFAEFIASEDTAKIIAGNGLLTPWTSDAVKQAYLAKVTTPAHASVFSDNTKVMSQVPMDPLYNQGINIVKEESSLYLLKKQTIDQTMQNIQDRIKKEVK, from the coding sequence ATGAAACGGCTTACATTATCGCTTATGGTTGGCGTTACGGTCGTCGGCACCGGAATGTTAAGCGCTTGCTCGTCGGGGAAGACGGACGACGCTCAAGGTTCTGCGAACGGTTCCGCCGCATCCGGGAAAACGGTAACGCTGAATTATTTCGATTGGACGGACGAGCAGCCCTACATGGATCAGGTCATCAGCGCATTCGAAAAGAAATATCCGAATATTAAAGTCAATGCCAGCTACGTTCCGACAAGCGATTATATCCAAAAAATTCTCGTCAATTTGTCGACCGGCGGCGGCGATATGGACGTCTTCGCCACGCAGAGCACATCCAATCTCGCCGAATATATTTCCAAGCAGGTGCTGGAGCCCTTGGACGATCTTGCGGGCTCGCCTGATCTTTCCGGAATCGCGGATTCGATCGGGCAGCTGAAATACGACGATCATATCTACGGCCTGCCATACCGGACAAGCAAATGGGTGCTGTATTACAACAAGGATATGTTCGATAAAGCGGGCGTGAAATATCCCGACGGCACGTGGACCTGGGACCAATATGAAGACGCATCCAAAAAGCTGACGAGCGGCAGCGGTCAGAATAAAGTGTACGGTTCCATGAGTTATCAGTCGGATAACACCTGGTGGAGGGTGCTGGCCAACATCGAAGGCGCGAGCAATCCGCTGAAAGCAGACGAGCTTCCCAAATTCAAGCAGGCGCTGGAGTATTATTATAACCTGACCTATACGGACGGCGCGCAGCAGCCGTTCGGCGAGCTGGTCGGCAATGCGGGAGCCGATTTCGCGGGACGCTTCCTGCAGGGAAGCGCCGCCATGATGTGGAACGGCGACTGGGCCGTGCAGCAATTGAACGACGCCATTCAGCAAAAAGGCGTCAAGCTGAATTACGATATCGCACCGCTGCCGCACTGGAAGGATCAGGAGCCGGCAACGACGGGTTCGTTTGCCGTCATCATGGTCAACAAACAAACGAGCCATATGGACGAGGCGAAGAAATTCGCGGAATTTATCGCTTCGGAAGATACGGCGAAAATCATCGCCGGCAACGGCCTCTTGACGCCATGGACCTCCGATGCCGTGAAGCAGGCATACCTCGCCAAGGTGACGACGCCGGCGCATGCAAGCGTCTTCTCCGACAATACCAAGGTCATGAGCCAGGTGCCGATGGATCCGCTGTACAACCAAGGCATCAATATCGTCAAGGAAGAGTCTTCCCTCTATCTGCTGAAGAAGCAAACGATCGACCAGACGATGCAGAACATTCAGGACCGCATCAAAAAAGAAGTCAAGTGA
- a CDS encoding nuclear transport factor 2 family protein, translated as MAALVPPFTEETAAAKVRMAEDGWNSRNPERVSLVYTEDSRWRNRAEFITGRPEIVAFLKRKWEKELDYRLIKELWSFDGSRIAVRFAYEWHDDSGNWYRSYGNENWEFNAEGLMQRRFASINDLPIAESERKFHWPLGRRPDDHPGLTELGL; from the coding sequence ATGGCCGCTCTTGTGCCGCCATTCACAGAAGAAACCGCAGCCGCCAAAGTCCGGATGGCCGAGGACGGCTGGAACAGCCGGAACCCGGAACGCGTCTCGCTGGTTTATACGGAGGACAGCCGCTGGCGCAACCGCGCCGAGTTTATTACCGGCCGGCCGGAAATCGTGGCGTTTCTGAAACGCAAATGGGAGAAGGAGCTGGACTACCGCCTGATTAAGGAGCTGTGGTCGTTCGACGGCAGCCGCATCGCGGTGCGCTTCGCGTACGAATGGCATGACGACAGCGGGAATTGGTACCGTTCCTACGGGAACGAGAATTGGGAGTTTAATGCGGAAGGACTCATGCAGCGCCGCTTCGCTTCAATCAACGACCTGCCTATCGCCGAATCGGAGCGCAAATTTCACTGGCCGCTCGGCCGGCGCCCGGACGATCATCCGGGTCTTACCGAGCTCGGGCTGTAA
- a CDS encoding glycoside hydrolase family 2 TIM barrel-domain containing protein — MNKKTLFNDGWAFAKSGLEVTGHDGLSFEPVDIPHDWLIYDTLNLYEDGIGWYRKRFVHAKEAGQEVLLYFDGVFMDSSLYVNGRFIGEWKYGYSSFEHEITDALVEGENEIIVKVVHQSPCSRWYTGAGIYRNVWLKTRGRNHIATDGMYITVKREGSGWIVEAETELVLADDAQLSHTVLYRDQIVAASSDKASAGTAYNRQRLHVTDPLLWSMDEPHLYRLVTELKSTAGGGETVETVTQRIGFREIVLDPNEGFRINGRRMKLNGVCEHHDLGALGAAFNKEALRRRFIILKDMGVNAIRTAHNMPAPELMDLADEMGFLIVSEAFDMWERPKSKFDYARFFKDWAAADVRSWIRRDRNHPSLLMWSIGNEIYDTHAGERGLELTGMLMEEVRKHDPKGNGWVTLGSNYMPWENAQKCADLVKAAGYNYAEKYYRKHHEEHPDWIIYGSETGSVVQSRGIYHFPFKQSLLADDDEQCSALGNSATSWGARSTEACIIADRDTPFSLGQFIWTGFDYIGEPTPYHTKNSYFGQIDTATFKKDSYYAYQAAWTDYKKKPMVHLFPYWDFSQGQLIDVRVCSNAPKVELQFNGASIGTFDIDQTHGAQLGGWWQLPYEEGELKAIAYDETGAVIATDARRSFRDARKIRLQADKNSLLANGTDLIFVEIAMEDEDGNPVDNANNRVHVEVTGAGRLLGLDNGDSTDYDPYKGLSRRLFSGRLMAIIGAKLEPGTIRIEVSSKGFETVSAEFGALPVPEGTDLTGISARMKNEERPCVTGSAEEIPVRKIDIVSPSGQLLDPSRREITVRAKLYPENTSYPEVEWSVVNDAGIESNIAKVEAFGAEARITALGDGDFRIRCTSRNGTGKTKLISQLELKAVDLGTAYKDPYGFISAGLYDYGKGEVSNGNERGVATSRDGETQVGFRDIDFGPYGSDTITLPIFALSSDKYAMQIWEGMPGEEGSELLADVIYQKPSKWNVYQEETYVLPKRLRGITSICFVLRQKVHIKGFSFRKQNRAFEQIGAADSDHIYGDSFAITGNGVEGIGNNVSLEFNQMDFEGEGSAKLVLYGRAPIDNTIHIRFAGDSGESSQIVEFAQSGGYEERVFELENITGVQNVTFVFLPGCQFDFGWFRFER; from the coding sequence TTGAACAAAAAAACGCTGTTTAACGACGGATGGGCGTTTGCCAAAAGCGGCCTCGAGGTGACGGGTCACGACGGCCTTAGCTTTGAACCGGTCGATATCCCCCATGACTGGCTCATATACGATACCTTGAACCTGTACGAGGACGGCATCGGCTGGTACCGAAAGCGGTTCGTGCATGCCAAGGAAGCCGGCCAGGAGGTGCTGTTGTACTTTGACGGGGTATTTATGGACTCGTCGCTTTATGTGAACGGCCGGTTCATCGGCGAATGGAAATACGGCTATTCTTCCTTCGAGCACGAAATTACGGATGCGCTCGTCGAAGGGGAAAACGAAATCATCGTAAAGGTCGTGCACCAAAGCCCGTGCAGCAGATGGTATACGGGCGCCGGAATTTACCGCAATGTGTGGCTGAAGACAAGAGGCCGCAATCATATCGCGACGGACGGCATGTATATCACCGTGAAGCGGGAAGGGAGCGGCTGGATCGTCGAAGCCGAAACGGAGCTTGTCCTGGCGGACGATGCTCAGCTCTCGCATACGGTCCTGTATCGGGACCAAATCGTTGCCGCTTCTTCGGACAAGGCTTCAGCAGGAACAGCGTACAACCGTCAAAGGCTGCACGTAACGGATCCACTGCTGTGGAGCATGGACGAGCCTCATTTGTACCGTCTTGTCACCGAGCTGAAGTCGACAGCGGGGGGCGGGGAAACCGTTGAAACCGTGACGCAGCGGATCGGATTCCGTGAAATCGTCCTCGATCCCAATGAGGGCTTCCGGATTAACGGACGCCGGATGAAACTGAACGGGGTATGCGAGCATCACGATTTAGGCGCGCTCGGGGCCGCGTTTAATAAGGAAGCTCTCCGAAGAAGGTTCATCATCCTGAAAGACATGGGCGTGAACGCCATTCGCACCGCGCACAATATGCCCGCGCCGGAGCTGATGGACCTCGCGGACGAAATGGGCTTCCTCATTGTATCGGAAGCCTTCGATATGTGGGAACGGCCGAAATCGAAATTCGATTACGCCCGGTTTTTCAAGGATTGGGCCGCCGCCGACGTCAGAAGCTGGATCAGGCGGGACCGCAACCATCCGAGCCTGCTTATGTGGAGCATCGGGAACGAGATTTACGATACCCATGCCGGCGAGAGAGGCCTGGAGCTTACGGGCATGCTGATGGAGGAAGTGCGGAAGCACGATCCGAAGGGCAACGGATGGGTGACGCTCGGGTCCAATTATATGCCCTGGGAGAACGCGCAGAAATGTGCGGACCTCGTAAAGGCTGCCGGCTATAACTACGCCGAGAAATATTACCGGAAGCATCACGAGGAGCATCCGGACTGGATCATTTACGGCAGCGAGACGGGATCGGTCGTGCAGAGCAGAGGCATTTACCATTTTCCGTTTAAACAATCGCTGCTGGCCGACGACGACGAGCAGTGTTCCGCGCTCGGCAACAGCGCCACGAGCTGGGGGGCCAGATCCACGGAAGCGTGCATCATTGCCGACCGGGATACGCCGTTCTCCCTCGGCCAGTTTATTTGGACCGGATTCGACTATATCGGAGAACCGACTCCTTACCATACCAAAAATTCCTATTTTGGCCAAATCGATACCGCGACCTTCAAAAAGGATTCGTATTACGCGTATCAGGCGGCATGGACGGATTATAAGAAAAAACCGATGGTTCACCTTTTCCCGTACTGGGATTTCAGTCAAGGGCAGCTGATCGATGTCCGGGTCTGCTCGAACGCGCCAAAAGTCGAGCTGCAGTTCAACGGCGCCTCCATCGGCACCTTCGACATCGACCAAACGCACGGCGCGCAGCTGGGCGGCTGGTGGCAGCTCCCGTATGAGGAAGGCGAGTTGAAAGCGATCGCGTACGACGAGACGGGCGCCGTTATTGCGACCGATGCTAGACGATCGTTCCGGGATGCCCGGAAAATTCGGCTGCAGGCTGACAAAAACAGCCTGCTGGCGAATGGCACGGACCTCATTTTCGTCGAAATCGCGATGGAGGACGAAGACGGCAATCCCGTCGACAATGCGAATAACCGGGTGCACGTCGAGGTGACGGGCGCGGGCCGGCTGCTGGGACTGGACAACGGAGACAGCACGGATTACGACCCGTATAAAGGGCTGAGCAGAAGACTGTTCAGCGGCAGGCTGATGGCGATCATCGGGGCGAAGCTGGAACCGGGAACGATTCGGATCGAGGTATCCTCGAAAGGCTTCGAAACCGTTTCGGCGGAATTCGGGGCGCTGCCGGTACCCGAAGGAACGGACCTTACGGGAATTTCCGCGCGGATGAAGAATGAGGAACGGCCCTGCGTCACGGGGAGCGCGGAAGAAATTCCGGTGCGCAAAATTGACATCGTCAGCCCCTCCGGGCAGCTGCTCGATCCATCCCGGCGGGAAATTACGGTACGGGCGAAGCTGTACCCCGAAAACACGTCGTATCCGGAGGTCGAGTGGAGCGTCGTGAACGATGCGGGGATCGAATCGAACATCGCCAAAGTGGAAGCATTCGGCGCTGAAGCGCGAATTACGGCTTTGGGCGACGGGGATTTCCGGATCCGCTGCACGAGCAGGAACGGCACCGGCAAGACGAAGCTGATCTCCCAGCTCGAGCTGAAGGCCGTAGATCTCGGCACCGCCTATAAAGACCCTTACGGGTTTATCTCGGCCGGGCTTTACGATTATGGCAAGGGCGAAGTCAGCAACGGCAACGAGCGCGGCGTGGCGACGAGCCGGGACGGCGAAACCCAGGTCGGCTTCCGCGACATCGATTTCGGCCCGTACGGCTCGGATACGATCACGCTCCCGATTTTCGCCTTGTCGAGCGACAAATACGCGATGCAAATTTGGGAAGGCATGCCCGGCGAAGAGGGCAGCGAGCTGCTGGCCGACGTGATCTACCAGAAACCGTCCAAATGGAACGTGTACCAGGAAGAAACGTACGTTCTGCCCAAAAGGCTCCGCGGGATTACGTCGATCTGCTTCGTGCTTCGGCAGAAGGTCCATATCAAAGGATTTTCGTTCCGGAAACAAAATCGGGCCTTCGAGCAAATCGGCGCTGCGGACAGCGACCATATTTACGGCGATTCGTTTGCCATAACCGGTAACGGCGTTGAGGGCATCGGCAATAACGTGTCCCTGGAATTCAACCAAATGGATTTTGAGGGTGAAGGCTCCGCAAAGCTTGTCCTGTACGGCAGAGCGCCGATCGATAATACCATTCATATCCGTTTCGCGGGCGACAGCGGGGAGAGCAGCCAAATCGTCGAATTCGCGCAATCCGGCGGTTACGAGGAGCGGGTATTCGAGCTGGAAAACATAACGGGTGTCCAAAACGTGACCTTCGTCTTCCTGCCGGGATGCCAATTCGATTTCGGCTGGTTCCGGTTTGAGCGATAG
- a CDS encoding response regulator transcription factor — protein MPRLLIVDDEWLIRKGIVGMVKRLQSDWSIEEAANAKEAIDLLTLHAFDLILCDIKMPGMDGIEMLDELTRQGIRIPVVYLTGYDEFTLVRNALRLRAYDYLLKPVNDSDVVAVFARFQTDFLTISVRSGVQDTRLQQFEFGLTNALESFDADRVSHAIEEGLALLNGSMSKSESVDEIVRVAANFFGKNRLPGFEKEISLSSNDLSNLETVKHAIRIRLAHLKAIGEAEDGNKIVKKVKAFIDQNIQHQLTLAEAAEQVHFNPTYFSEYFKEKSGETFMQYVTRVKIEKAKAMLADPTIKINDISDFLGYKDPRSFSKMFKMVLGLTPTEYRHLQR, from the coding sequence ATGCCTCGTCTGCTTATTGTCGACGACGAGTGGCTTATTCGAAAAGGAATTGTCGGCATGGTGAAGCGGCTGCAATCCGATTGGTCGATCGAAGAAGCCGCGAACGCGAAAGAAGCGATTGACCTCCTGACGCTGCACGCGTTCGACTTGATTTTATGCGATATTAAAATGCCCGGCATGGACGGCATCGAAATGCTTGACGAGTTGACGCGCCAGGGCATCCGGATTCCGGTCGTCTATTTAACCGGCTATGACGAATTTACGCTTGTCCGGAATGCACTTCGCTTAAGAGCGTACGATTACTTGCTGAAGCCTGTTAACGACAGCGACGTGGTCGCGGTGTTTGCGAGATTCCAAACCGATTTTCTGACGATCAGCGTTCGATCCGGCGTCCAGGATACCCGCCTGCAGCAATTCGAATTTGGGCTGACCAATGCGCTGGAGTCGTTTGACGCCGACCGGGTCTCGCACGCGATCGAAGAAGGGCTTGCGCTGCTGAACGGCTCGATGTCCAAGTCGGAGTCCGTCGATGAAATTGTTCGCGTGGCCGCAAACTTTTTCGGCAAAAATCGGCTGCCCGGCTTCGAAAAGGAGATTTCCCTCTCTTCGAACGATTTGAGCAATCTGGAAACCGTCAAGCACGCGATCCGCATCCGGCTCGCGCATTTGAAAGCGATCGGCGAGGCCGAAGACGGCAACAAAATCGTCAAAAAGGTCAAAGCCTTTATCGATCAAAATATCCAGCACCAGCTGACGCTTGCGGAAGCGGCGGAGCAAGTCCATTTTAATCCGACCTATTTCAGCGAATATTTCAAGGAGAAGAGCGGGGAAACCTTTATGCAGTACGTGACCCGCGTCAAGATCGAAAAAGCGAAAGCGATGCTCGCCGATCCTACGATCAAAATTAATGACATTTCCGATTTTCTGGGCTACAAGGATCCGCGCTCGTTCAGCAAAATGTTCAAAATGGTGCTGGGATTGACGCCGACCGAGTACCGCCACCTTCAGAGGTAA
- a CDS encoding carbohydrate ABC transporter permease encodes MEMAAGEGVNKTIGFGGKQVLRTTLTYILLLIVCIVTVLPFVWMLSGSLKNQATIFQHSMQLIPTQPLWSNYSDVWSKIPFGTFYLNTIKVSVLSTAGSLISASLAAYAFAKLKFPGSSKLFLLYLATMMIPGQAIMIPQFSIMKHLDLVNTHWALILLHLFSPYGVFLLRQFFIQLPHDLNESARIDGCSEFGIFFRIVLPLAKPALVTLGIFSLLGSWNDFLQPLIYLSNEKLYTIQMGIRYFQQLNGADYPLILAATTMSLVPIILIYLFAQRFFIEGIAVTGIKG; translated from the coding sequence ATGGAGATGGCGGCGGGCGAAGGCGTCAACAAGACGATCGGGTTCGGCGGAAAACAGGTTCTCCGGACCACGCTTACCTATATACTGCTTTTGATTGTTTGTATTGTGACCGTACTGCCGTTTGTATGGATGCTGTCCGGCTCGCTGAAAAATCAGGCGACGATTTTTCAGCATTCGATGCAGCTGATTCCCACGCAGCCGCTGTGGTCGAATTACAGCGACGTATGGAGCAAAATTCCGTTCGGGACATTTTATTTGAACACGATCAAAGTATCGGTGCTGTCTACGGCAGGATCGCTCATTTCCGCGTCGCTGGCGGCATACGCATTTGCAAAGCTGAAATTTCCGGGGAGCAGCAAGCTGTTTTTGCTTTATTTGGCGACGATGATGATTCCCGGGCAGGCGATTATGATCCCCCAGTTTTCCATTATGAAACATTTGGATCTCGTCAATACGCACTGGGCTTTAATTCTGCTCCATTTGTTCAGTCCGTACGGCGTTTTTCTGCTTCGCCAGTTTTTCATCCAACTGCCGCACGATCTGAACGAATCGGCCCGCATTGACGGCTGTTCGGAGTTCGGCATCTTTTTCCGTATCGTGCTGCCTTTGGCCAAGCCGGCGCTTGTCACGCTCGGCATATTCAGCCTGCTCGGGTCGTGGAACGACTTTCTCCAGCCGCTTATTTACCTGAGCAATGAAAAGCTGTACACGATCCAGATGGGCATCCGGTATTTTCAACAGCTGAACGGCGCGGATTACCCGCTCATCCTGGCTGCAACGACGATGTCTCTCGTTCCGATCATCCTCATCTACCTGTTCGCCCAGCGATTTTTTATCGAGGGCATTGCGGTGACGGGCATCAAAGGATAA
- a CDS encoding GAF domain-containing protein, protein MKAEEREQENLLFGLRLRLVQYELLIDAAQYLTSSLALDDVFTRILDRAQNVIEAADAGVLSIYDKETVLRPMACTGFLWEKMRHLHIAPGESMTGLTFESRTPRIFQQSHDVIRHTASMSAVNKIYYEQSLAPIKRDIGQHFKIKSVMCAPLLIKGECIGVMAINSFMHGTFSENDLSLLITLSNLAAVALENARLYQDEKNKKEKLAELNDVIQLQNHRLYRINQTHESLMKLILNGKSAVEFGAAVSGILGNPILIYDSLLGVLTRAPARLDLELGAPSFVAALQTVLKTWKPRRVQPNPKGSPPCSVLLCPIVTSDEIFGILAVLEINSKLSEQDVVLAEQCCLVLALDFLKKEAVYETEQRIKGEFLDELISEKNVATLRERARSLGLEAENPLAFMVAEIDFAKAPRQEGLRKAAHRRIQQTIEAELHGLNPSSLVIRRLNAFVMILPLSRSADAAAALKRSRSIARRLSDVLRTHHPDANCSIGIGRMCRNFGGVMQSYQEAKQCVALIKSRKDKHAVKDYVEMGAIQFVLDRPKDQLLQFVYGLLQPLLDYPPHKRDELMKALDAFIVSGKSHKQAAAMLNIHPNTFAYRLKRVEDILGIRIDDYSTFFDLQYAWQVLEMLDLKNGLLGTESDS, encoded by the coding sequence ATGAAAGCTGAGGAACGCGAACAAGAAAACCTGCTTTTCGGGCTGCGGCTGCGGCTGGTGCAGTATGAGCTGCTGATCGATGCCGCGCAGTATTTGACGTCCAGTCTGGCGCTGGATGACGTGTTCACGCGGATTCTCGACCGGGCCCAAAACGTAATCGAGGCGGCCGATGCCGGCGTTCTGTCGATCTACGACAAGGAAACGGTCTTAAGGCCGATGGCCTGCACGGGATTTCTCTGGGAGAAGATGCGGCATCTGCATATCGCGCCGGGGGAATCCATGACCGGCTTGACGTTCGAAAGCCGGACGCCGAGAATATTTCAACAATCGCACGACGTCATCCGGCATACGGCTTCGATGTCCGCAGTGAACAAAATCTATTACGAGCAATCGCTCGCGCCGATCAAGCGGGACATCGGCCAGCATTTTAAAATTAAAAGCGTCATGTGCGCCCCGCTGCTCATTAAAGGCGAGTGCATCGGCGTCATGGCGATCAACAGCTTCATGCACGGCACATTCAGCGAAAACGACCTGAGCCTGTTGATCACCCTGTCCAATCTGGCGGCGGTCGCGCTCGAGAACGCGCGGCTGTACCAGGACGAGAAGAACAAGAAGGAGAAGCTGGCGGAGCTGAACGATGTCATTCAATTGCAGAACCACCGGCTCTACCGGATCAACCAGACGCACGAAAGCTTGATGAAGCTTATCCTGAACGGCAAATCGGCGGTTGAGTTCGGCGCCGCGGTCAGCGGCATACTCGGAAATCCCATCCTCATTTATGACAGCCTGTTGGGCGTGCTGACCCGGGCGCCGGCCCGGCTCGATCTTGAGCTGGGCGCCCCTTCTTTTGTCGCAGCCCTGCAAACGGTGCTGAAAACCTGGAAGCCCCGCCGGGTTCAGCCGAATCCGAAAGGAAGCCCGCCCTGCTCCGTCCTGCTGTGCCCGATCGTCACCTCCGACGAAATATTCGGCATACTCGCCGTACTGGAGATCAATTCGAAATTAAGCGAGCAGGACGTCGTGCTGGCGGAGCAGTGCTGCCTTGTGCTGGCCCTCGATTTTCTGAAGAAGGAAGCGGTATACGAAACCGAGCAGCGGATAAAGGGCGAGTTTCTGGACGAGCTCATTTCCGAGAAAAACGTCGCGACGCTGCGCGAACGCGCCAGATCGCTCGGATTGGAGGCGGAGAACCCCCTCGCATTCATGGTGGCGGAAATCGATTTTGCGAAGGCTCCCCGGCAGGAGGGTTTACGAAAAGCCGCGCACCGGCGCATTCAGCAAACGATCGAAGCCGAGCTTCACGGCTTGAACCCCAGCAGCCTGGTCATCCGCAGGCTGAACGCTTTCGTCATGATCCTGCCGTTGTCCCGGAGCGCCGATGCCGCGGCCGCGCTGAAAAGAAGCCGGAGCATTGCCCGCCGCCTGAGTGACGTCCTGCGCACACACCATCCGGACGCCAACTGCTCCATCGGCATCGGCCGCATGTGCCGCAATTTCGGCGGAGTCATGCAGTCGTATCAGGAAGCGAAGCAGTGCGTGGCGCTGATCAAAAGCCGCAAAGACAAGCATGCGGTCAAAGACTATGTCGAGATGGGGGCGATTCAATTCGTGCTGGACCGGCCGAAGGACCAGCTGCTCCAGTTCGTTTACGGCCTGCTCCAGCCGCTGCTGGATTACCCGCCGCACAAAAGAGACGAATTGATGAAAGCGCTGGATGCTTTTATCGTTTCCGGAAAAAGCCACAAGCAGGCGGCCGCCATGCTGAACATCCACCCGAACACCTTCGCTTATCGCCTTAAACGGGTCGAGGACATTCTCGGCATCCGGATTGACGATTACTCCACGTTTTTCGATCTCCAATACGCCTGGCAGGTGCTTGAAATGCTCGATCTGAAGAACGGTCTGCTCGGCACCGAAAGCGATTCTTGA
- a CDS encoding carbohydrate ABC transporter permease translates to MLRFKQYGIAYLFLAPSLIGLLVFILYPIVDSLYLSFTKWDGLTPIKWIGLDNYRDLLTDDTFKISLINNLYYTAVTVPITIALSILLALVMNVKVRGIKTFRVLYFFPNITASIAVGIIWAAMFTQYGPINTILRFFGASNPPSWLASTSLALPAVMMVSIWKSVGYNAVILFAGLQGVPRQLYEAAELDGAGRFKRFLHVTLPGLSPVIFFSVVTGVIGSFQVFDTVMAMTQGGPGRSTNVLVYYIYNSAFQNYHFGAASAMSYVLFVIILIVTLIQLRVQKRWVTY, encoded by the coding sequence ATGCTTCGTTTCAAACAATACGGGATCGCCTATTTGTTCCTTGCGCCTAGTCTGATCGGCCTGCTCGTGTTTATTTTATATCCGATTGTCGATTCGCTTTATTTGAGCTTTACGAAGTGGGACGGTTTAACGCCGATCAAATGGATCGGACTGGATAATTATCGCGATTTGCTGACGGACGATACCTTCAAAATTTCGTTGATCAACAACCTCTATTATACGGCCGTTACCGTGCCGATCACGATTGCGCTTTCCATTTTGCTTGCGCTCGTCATGAACGTGAAGGTACGGGGAATCAAGACGTTCCGCGTGCTTTACTTCTTCCCGAATATTACGGCCTCCATCGCCGTCGGCATTATTTGGGCTGCGATGTTCACGCAGTACGGGCCGATCAATACGATTCTGCGGTTCTTTGGCGCCAGCAATCCGCCGAGCTGGCTCGCTTCGACCTCGCTGGCGCTGCCGGCCGTCATGATGGTCAGCATTTGGAAAAGCGTCGGCTATAACGCGGTGATTCTGTTTGCCGGCTTGCAAGGCGTGCCCCGCCAGCTGTACGAGGCGGCCGAGCTGGACGGCGCCGGCCGGTTCAAACGATTTTTGCACGTGACGCTTCCCGGCTTGTCGCCCGTCATTTTCTTCAGCGTCGTGACCGGCGTCATCGGCTCGTTCCAGGTTTTCGATACCGTAATGGCGATGACGCAGGGCGGCCCGGGCCGGTCGACGAACGTTCTTGTTTATTACATTTACAATTCGGCTTTCCAAAACTATCACTTCGGCGCCGCTTCCGCGATGTCGTATGTTTTGTTTGTCATCATCCTGATCGTCACGCTGATCCAGCTGAGAGTGCAGAAGCGCTGGGTTACGTACTAG